Proteins encoded by one window of Cucurbita pepo subsp. pepo cultivar mu-cu-16 chromosome LG14, ASM280686v2, whole genome shotgun sequence:
- the LOC111810766 gene encoding subtilisin-like protease SBT5.4, translated as MEAFNLPPLLLSFFLFALFQTSTIALKKSYIVYLGSHSHGLNPSAVDLQLATQTHYNLLGSVLGSNEAAKEAIFYSYNRHINGFAAVLDHKVAEDIAKHPSVVSVHENKGRELHATNSWSFLGVENNGELPPNSLWNLANFGESTIIGNLDTGVWPESKSFSDEGYGPIPKRWKGSCEGGSNFSCNRKLIGARYFNKGYASIVGPLNSSYATARDDQGHGTHTLSTAGGHFVSRANIFGNGNGTAKGGSPKALVAAYKVCWPRVKVGGCFDSDVLAGFEAAISDGVDVLSISLGGSPLEFHDDPIAIASFHAVKNGITVVCSAGNSGPSPGTVANVAPWLITVGASTTDRLFTTYVALGDKRHIKGESISNKILPVQKFYPLIRALDAKNNNVSDIEAVLCLEGSLDPKKVEEKIVVCLSGDITNVEKGYVAAQAGAVGMILANDEEDGDRLEVDAHLLPASNINYVDGELVYQYINSTKTPMAYMTRVRTELGVKPAPVMGRFSSRGPNIIEPSILKPDITAPGVNILAAFTEETSPTHLSFDKRRVPFNILSGTSMSCPHISGIVGLLKTLYPKWSPAIMKSAIMTTARTKANDLNPILNSGKEKANSFAYGAGHVNPNKAANPGLVYDLSIEDYLNFLCARGYNKTQMKLFSNDTSFVCSKKFKVTDLNYPSITIDNLTSEVVKIKRRVKNVGSPGTYVANVKAPPRVSVSVEPNTLKFTRTGEEKSFTVVLKRVPNDYHRGAVFGRLAWSNGKHHVRSPILVVLG; from the exons atggaagctTTTAATCTTCCTCCTTtacttctctctttctttctttttgctcTTTTCCAAACATCCACCATTGCACTCAAGAAG tcTTATATTGTTTATTTGGGATCACATTCTCATGGGTTGAATCCTTCTGCCGTTGATCTTCAACTTgcaacccaaacccactacAATTTACTTGGATCTGTGTTAGGAAG CAATGAAGCAGCTAAagaagcaatcttttactcaTACAATAGACATATCAATGGTTTTGCAGCAGTTCTTGATCACAAAGTTGCAGAAGATATAGcaa aacATCCAAGTGTGGTATCAGTTCATGAAAACAAAGGAAGAGAACTGCATGCAACAAATTCGTGGAGTTTTCTTGGAGTTGAAAATAATGGTGAACTTCCTCCAAACTCTCTTTGGAATCTTGCAAATTTTGGTGAATCTACAATCATTGGCAACCTTGACACAG GCGTTTGGCCCGAATCAAAGAGCTTCAGTGATGAAGGATATGGACCTATCCCAAAAAGATGGAAAGGAAGTTGTGAAGGTGGCTCCAACTTTAGTTGCAACAG AAAGCTGATTGGGGCAAGGTATTTCAACAAAGGGTATGCATCCATCGTGGGGCCTCTCAACTCAAGCTACGCAACAGCAAGAGACGATCAAGGGCATGGAACACACACTTTATCCACGGCTGGAGGCCATTTTGTTTCAAGAGCAAACATATTTGGGAATGGTAATGGTACTGCAAAAGGAGGCTCCCCTAAAGCCCTTGTTGCCGCTTATAAAGTATGTTGGCCTCGTGTGAAAGTTGGTGGGTGCTTTGACTCCGACGTTCTGGCTGGCTTTGAAGCTGCCATTAGTGATGGAGTTGATGTTCTGTCTATTTCACTAGGTGGAAGTCCTCTAGAATTTCATGATGATCCAATAGCTATAGCATCTTTCCATGCAGTAAAGAACGGCATCACTGTCGTTTGTTCTGCTGGAAACTCAGGACCATCTCCAGGCACGGTTGCAAATGTCGCACCATGGTTGATAACCGTAGGAGCTAGCACCACTGACAGGCTTTTTACCACTTACGTGGCGCTCGGAGATAAGAGACACATTAAG GGTGAAAgtatttctaataaaatattgcCAGTTCAGAAGTTTTATCCATTGATACGTGCTTTAGATGCAAAAAACAACAATGTCTCTGATATCGAGGC CGTATTATGTCTTGAAGGGTCTCTTGATCCTAAAAAAGTAGAAGAGAAAATTGTGGTTTGCCTTAGTGGGGACATTACAAATGTGGAAAAAGGTTACGTGGCTGCTCAAGCCGGTGCTGTTGGGATGATTCTTGCTAATGACGAGGAAGATGGGGATCGACTTGAGGTTGATGCACACTTACTTCCCGCTTCCAATATAAACTACGTTGATGGTGAATTAGTCTACCAATATATCAACTCTACCAA AACTCCAATGGCTTACATGACTCGTGTGAGGACAGAATTAGGAGTCAAACCAGCACCAGTTATGGGTAGATTTTCGTCAAGAGGTCCCAATATAATTGAGCCCTCAATACTCAAG CCTGATATAACTGCACCAGGTGTGAATATATTAGCTGCATTTACAGAAGAAACATCACCAACTCATTTGTCTTTTGATAAACGGCGGGTtccatttaatatattatctgGCACTTCTATGTCATGCCCTCATATTTCTGGTATCGTTGGCCTTCTCAAAACCCTTTATCCAAAATGGAGTCCAGCGATTATGAAATCTGCAATCATGACTACAG CTAGAACCAAAGCCAATGACTTAAATCCAATACTAAACTCAGGAAAGGAGAAAGCAAACTCATTTGCATATGGTGCAGGCCATGTCAATCCAAACAAAGCAGCGAATCCAGGCCTTGTTTACGACCTCTCCATCGAAGACTATTTGAACTTTCTATGTGCTCGAGGCTACAACAAAACACAAATGAAGCTATTTTCCAATGATACTTCATTTGTTTgttcaaagaaattcaaagtaaCAGATTTGAACTACCCATCAATCACGATAGATAATCTGACATCAGAGGTAGTGAAGATCAAAAGAAGAGTGAAGAATGTGGGAAGTCCAGGCACATATGTTGCTAACGTCAAGGCACCACCAAGAGTTTCAGTTTCAGTAGAGCCAAATACTTTGAAGTTCACTAGAACCGGTGAAGAGAAGAGCTTCACAGTTGTGTTGAAGAGGGTTCCAAATGATTATCATCGAGGGGCTGTGTTTGGGAGACTTGCATGGTCTAATGGGAAGCACCATGTTAGGAGTCCGATTTTGGTGGTATTAGGATGA